The following are from one region of the Bacteroidota bacterium genome:
- a CDS encoding DUF1972 domain-containing protein: protein MKIAIIGTRGIPNNYGGLEQFAERVSELLVKKGHEVLVYNASHHPYDKPEYHGVRVIKKYNPEKKIGSGGNFIYDLLSYHHASKQNCDAILVCGYTTMTFAYLLVKPKCKVVTNIDGMEWWRSKHNNLVKKFTYWTEKLSIKNSDAIISDNIGIQDYVTKDYKRDSYFIAYAADLFENDKPEILKEFNLEPFKYNAMICRLEPENNIEIILDGVALSKSDMKTYVCASYEHKYGFYLKDKYKNCDKIVFMGWVARQEILHQIRNYSNLYFHGHSVGGTNPSLLEAMAGKAFIAAHDNVFNRHVTGPDALYFKTPADVATMIDNYDEVKSKRAIFTSNNLEKIKNEYNWQNIADQYERMFKEVIGN, encoded by the coding sequence ATGAAGATTGCAATTATAGGTACGCGTGGTATTCCCAACAATTATGGAGGGCTTGAGCAATTTGCCGAACGCGTGTCGGAATTACTTGTAAAAAAAGGACATGAAGTGCTGGTTTATAATGCATCGCACCATCCGTATGATAAACCGGAATATCATGGCGTGCGCGTGATAAAAAAATATAACCCCGAAAAAAAGATTGGCTCAGGTGGAAATTTCATTTATGACCTGTTAAGCTATCATCATGCCTCTAAACAAAACTGCGATGCTATATTGGTATGTGGCTACACTACCATGACCTTTGCTTACCTGCTGGTAAAACCAAAATGCAAAGTGGTAACCAATATAGATGGGATGGAATGGTGGCGCAGTAAACACAACAATCTGGTTAAGAAATTTACCTATTGGACCGAAAAACTTTCGATAAAAAATTCGGATGCTATTATAAGTGATAATATTGGCATACAGGATTATGTTACTAAGGATTATAAACGCGACTCCTATTTTATTGCCTATGCAGCAGATCTTTTCGAAAATGACAAGCCAGAAATTTTAAAGGAGTTTAACCTTGAACCTTTTAAATATAATGCCATGATTTGCAGGCTTGAGCCTGAAAACAATATCGAAATTATTTTGGATGGAGTGGCACTTTCAAAGTCTGACATGAAAACATACGTATGTGCTTCGTACGAACATAAGTATGGATTTTATTTAAAGGATAAATATAAGAATTGCGATAAAATTGTTTTTATGGGTTGGGTTGCAAGGCAAGAAATTTTACATCAAATAAGAAACTACAGCAACTTGTATTTTCATGGGCACTCAGTAGGAGGCACCAACCCCTCGCTATTAGAAGCTATGGCAGGCAAGGCTTTTATAGCTGCACATGATAATGTATTTAATCGCCATGTTACCGGCCCCGATGCTTTATATTTTAAAACACCTGCTGATGTTGCAACTATGATTGATAACTACGATGAAGTAAAAAGTAAGCGCGCTATTTTTACTTCAAACAATCTTGAAAAAATAAAAAATGAATACAACTGGCAAAACATTGCTGATCAATATGAGCGGATGTTTAAGGAGGTAATAGGGAATTAG
- a CDS encoding T9SS type A sorting domain-containing protein — protein sequence MMKKIIILITLFSIYYTNSKAQCSFIKELATGNSTWGFDVIELSDSSIIVSGRINLGQGQNQIGFLAKFEPCGDTIWTLPYINKFGGIVNIEQFDSNNIVAFSFIFDTINQAISSFNLIDKNNGNYCCVNSPFKSQNGGKFRQARRSPRGNYLLTIHPFFDPVHAISILDSNLNLKYYTNASTCCTNAPIEDPEGYIYAASSTGAQFPNYRIEKFDSTLTLQWQYDYGNIPYPTNLGYFLNYDIAFSADTNLLISTAGDDYQLLKVNRYTGDTIWSRYYPDSNLWHDHSDIWYMTRTKKNVLTAIMDYGMTVAALDELGNIIWKTPNLGMEIRSIQPTLEGGVIAVGTRGNPSKMTVAKIDSGGNMVFTSEYELPKQIKVMSIYPNPSDDKITIKAQALEGRDVMVTVYDAKGSRMFERMWFDENEKYFAIDIDCVNWNKGLYVVTIQTEKEYLKGKFVKQ from the coding sequence ATGATGAAAAAAATAATAATATTAATCACATTGTTTTCTATTTATTATACTAACTCAAAAGCGCAATGTAGCTTTATTAAAGAATTAGCAACCGGCAATAGCACATGGGGATTCGATGTGATCGAATTGAGTGATTCTTCTATAATTGTAAGTGGACGAATTAATTTAGGTCAGGGTCAGAATCAAATTGGATTTTTAGCAAAATTTGAGCCATGTGGTGATACAATATGGACATTGCCTTATATAAATAAATTCGGGGGAATCGTAAATATCGAACAATTTGATTCAAACAATATTGTAGCATTTTCATTTATTTTTGATACAATTAATCAAGCAATTTCCTCATTTAATTTGATTGATAAAAACAATGGAAATTACTGTTGTGTAAACTCGCCTTTTAAATCTCAAAATGGAGGCAAATTCCGCCAAGCCAGGCGCAGCCCCCGAGGCAATTATTTATTAACCATCCATCCCTTTTTTGACCCAGTACACGCTATTAGTATATTGGATAGTAATTTAAATTTGAAGTATTATACCAATGCATCTACATGTTGTACAAATGCTCCAATTGAAGACCCTGAGGGCTATATTTATGCTGCATCATCAACAGGGGCGCAGTTTCCCAATTACCGCATAGAAAAATTTGATAGTACCTTGACTTTGCAATGGCAATATGATTATGGCAATATTCCGTATCCAACTAATTTAGGGTATTTTCTTAATTATGACATAGCCTTTAGTGCAGATACTAATTTGCTAATAAGTACCGCTGGTGATGATTACCAGCTGTTAAAAGTTAATCGTTACACAGGAGATACTATTTGGTCGCGATATTATCCTGATAGCAATTTATGGCATGACCATTCTGATATATGGTATATGACTCGAACAAAAAAAAATGTATTAACCGCTATAATGGACTACGGCATGACGGTAGCTGCTTTAGATGAATTAGGTAATATAATTTGGAAAACACCCAATTTGGGAATGGAAATACGATCAATTCAACCAACGCTGGAAGGTGGGGTAATTGCAGTTGGTACAAGAGGAAACCCAAGCAAAATGACAGTAGCCAAAATAGATTCAGGTGGCAACATGGTATTTACAAGCGAGTATGAGTTGCCTAAGCAAATAAAGGTGATGTCTATTTATCCAAATCCTTCAGATGATAAAATAACAATTAAAGCACAAGCATTGGAAGGAAGGGATGTAATGGTAACGGTATATGATGCAAAAGGAAGTAGAATGTTTGAGCGTATGTGGTTTGACGAAAATGAAAAGTATTTTGCAATTGACATTGATTGTGTAAATTGGAATAAAGGGCTTTATGTTGTAACAATACAAACGGAGAAAGAATATTTGAAAGGTAAATTTGTGAAGCAATAA
- a CDS encoding T9SS type A sorting domain-containing protein, which yields MEAGKLGCAVHTNAYGEVTWENYFESETIDEFKGACVVDDINFAVVGTSLNEENNTPADIIVVMLANCNYRLPRKIWMQDSWRYQEPNNSNNYQLTKRDEMILLDDVVPCTNGVSCWQDKANRFIQLCKELRISTVILGHLEDIVREDNGTFSNYQDHDAVHPLPIPTILADYDGTVLRQRLKLFIQMLHNGGVDNIYAQVRDREIGPGQYDYTYTYDEPNVAITNNTQILNALCSLNRSVADGGLALGFDGLLLDYEYFAPDYGNASPNWVEQFGEVKDGWDHWKTLADAYIDKRYKVVGNNKNYYRLRAVDCYVSRIVFMMDIHTSTNNGFTNGKFDINSSGATTLADSRLEIDIIDEKGFNQIAHAYFIEDKMDGFVYNGTNRRTPWCPTNFLKSDPLSNGDLSNPQLYRWAMLLFGNDHEGGGTPRKTRISPEFWPQEQDGLNCANPTGDTKFGDVLLQQCYWSTHAWPLGTSTIQPHFLPEIEQEYVSQFNDYTGSSDFSTDPTVNDAGQVNYQWWGNVSVFGGFYYHQYGNGNTSLNVLDLPTRTGDRTQATIVAPYIYCTALRKPKTNKSIETQTNYSIVPNPFIDQVTISTTELKSSLNLKLFDSEFRELNAISRIGSNVKGSNQVTLSFNQLTNGIYFLGIIDEEKTSWLKIIKSN from the coding sequence ATGGAGGCTGGCAAGTTGGGATGTGCAGTACATACCAACGCTTATGGTGAAGTTACATGGGAAAATTATTTTGAAAGCGAAACAATAGATGAGTTTAAAGGAGCCTGTGTAGTTGATGATATCAACTTTGCGGTGGTAGGCACATCGTTAAATGAAGAAAACAATACGCCAGCCGATATTATAGTTGTTATGCTTGCAAATTGCAACTACAGACTTCCACGCAAAATTTGGATGCAAGATAGTTGGCGATATCAAGAACCTAACAATTCTAACAATTATCAGTTAACCAAACGTGACGAAATGATATTATTGGATGATGTAGTACCTTGTACAAATGGAGTAAGTTGTTGGCAAGATAAGGCAAATCGATTTATACAATTATGTAAAGAATTAAGGATTTCGACCGTTATTCTTGGGCATTTAGAAGATATAGTGAGAGAAGATAATGGAACATTTTCAAATTATCAAGATCATGATGCTGTGCATCCATTGCCCATTCCAACCATATTAGCAGATTATGATGGGACTGTATTAAGACAAAGATTAAAATTATTTATTCAAATGTTGCATAACGGTGGTGTTGACAATATTTATGCACAAGTGCGTGATAGGGAAATTGGACCCGGCCAATATGATTACACTTATACCTATGACGAGCCCAATGTTGCTATTACCAATAATACACAAATACTTAATGCCCTTTGTAGCCTTAACCGTAGCGTAGCTGATGGCGGCTTGGCCTTAGGTTTTGATGGTTTACTTTTAGACTATGAATACTTTGCACCCGATTATGGTAATGCATCACCTAATTGGGTAGAGCAATTTGGAGAGGTAAAAGATGGATGGGACCATTGGAAAACCTTAGCTGACGCTTATATTGACAAACGATATAAAGTTGTTGGTAATAATAAAAATTATTACCGCTTAAGAGCAGTTGATTGCTATGTGAGTAGAATTGTATTTATGATGGATATACATACAAGCACCAATAATGGATTTACCAATGGAAAATTTGATATAAATAGTTCAGGGGCTACTACTTTAGCGGATTCTCGTTTGGAGATTGATATTATAGATGAAAAAGGTTTTAATCAAATTGCACATGCATATTTTATTGAAGATAAAATGGACGGATTTGTTTACAATGGAACTAATAGAAGAACGCCTTGGTGTCCTACCAATTTCTTAAAATCAGATCCATTATCAAATGGAGATTTATCAAATCCACAATTATACCGCTGGGCTATGCTACTATTTGGCAATGACCACGAAGGAGGAGGCACACCACGCAAAACACGTATCAGTCCTGAGTTTTGGCCGCAGGAGCAAGATGGATTAAATTGTGCTAATCCAACAGGAGATACCAAGTTTGGAGATGTATTGTTGCAACAGTGTTATTGGAGTACGCATGCATGGCCATTAGGCACTTCCACTATCCAACCTCACTTTTTACCTGAAATTGAACAAGAATATGTAAGTCAGTTTAATGATTATACGGGTTCATCTGATTTCTCTACTGACCCAACAGTTAATGATGCTGGGCAGGTTAACTATCAGTGGTGGGGCAACGTAAGCGTCTTTGGAGGTTTTTATTATCATCAATACGGTAACGGCAATACTTCATTAAATGTACTCGATCTTCCAACCCGGACAGGTGACCGCACTCAAGCAACTATTGTTGCACCATATATTTATTGTACTGCCTTACGCAAACCAAAGACAAATAAATCAATTGAAACTCAAACAAATTATTCAATTGTCCCCAATCCGTTTATTGATCAAGTCACTATTTCAACAACAGAATTAAAAAGCTCGTTGAATTTAAAATTATTTGATTCGGAATTTAGAGAATTAAATGCTATTAGTAGAATAGGATCGAACGTAAAAGGTTCTAATCAAGTTACTTTATCATTTAATCAACTAACCAACGGAATTTATTTTCTTGGGATTATTGATGAGGAAAAAACTTCATGGTTAAAAATTATTAAATCAAATTAA
- a CDS encoding gliding motility-associated C-terminal domain-containing protein, whose product MERPSKVYATNTGFLYVTISTNDNCMSYKDSIYIILYPAPNLPSITNYGGIPFTAIPIDTCIKNILVNFPDTIMLVGINSNQGYSTYWQTPNGIENGDSLQVWQPGAYTYNVTAPGGICSKNDCIEVYYYAYNGDSSQCIGDTIYPQIYFVDSLHEATDTVTLCAGESFKMFVADSIDYYNGNDTTLLDVLMEWKITGGFHWQLDSSFTHTFEFHYQKYIADSTSLCNVEVIIHHLISGLVIATISRDFYLKVNQPPADTVVAYAPAIICPGDTELVYLTGCDSFTVAGSGIAYISQYGDSILIYKGGAYSATYTLTDTLTGCSVTKTKTISIDQIETPDITAIPNNALLCPGDSVLLIADTGIAFVWYGPLSTIIGYTQSIYATSPGLYHYVWTDTGGCTLTSNFMEIIAYTSPFITASPGNQLCEGGTITLNISTNDSSVINWHPPLSGSMLTQVIDSAGTYSCDVTVCGITTTLSIVITNSNLQATIVPSGPIQICQNSGTMLVANLGMILYDWQPGGNSQPYNYVTNAGTYTVMITDSFGCTAMDTVIVDTLPTISPPSALQFTICKGDSLLINATNPVAWFSQADLNSLISIADTFQTSAIFNDTIIYIAANDSPCFSDFVPVSIYVNPASLLSILLDDTIICKGDSIILYATYLPQVNYQWSGPGNITATNDSLIIYNFDSTNVGYYFLQFSDSLCPGGLDSIFLNLINSTAITVTENMQLCNGDTLLLIANSVSSTTYSWTSPLGTHTTNDTLLIYPATLADSGTYILNATQFNCLMDSISIPVSVFPVPALPIITGDTIYCMGDTIKLQALVADTGTYLWNYLLGIQAGYTSLLLPANNLTMGGLYTFSITANGCKAQDSVLILVKPLPFVNNFQSIEKCVGDSISINQATQANTTYQWLFNGNNFSSNANLFFNSLQSGNGGQYQLIANMNGCTNISDTFSISVYDYPNFDLGEEKYECINIPIDFLGPIGYANYNWNGLLYNSNNYTANDSGWVILVIDNQGCKTADSTYLHWLDCNIFIPNVFTPNNDNFNDTWQVYYGSVKQISIQILNRWGQQIKILNSVEDSWDGTYKDGAFAPEGVYYYLIDAIDFYNKPKSFTGSLTLIRD is encoded by the coding sequence ATGGAAAGACCGAGCAAAGTATATGCAACCAATACAGGGTTCTTGTATGTAACAATAAGTACCAATGATAATTGCATGAGTTATAAGGATAGCATTTACATCATACTTTATCCCGCTCCTAATCTTCCTTCCATTACCAATTACGGTGGCATTCCATTTACAGCAATACCAATAGACACCTGCATAAAAAACATTCTTGTAAATTTTCCGGATACCATAATGCTAGTTGGTATCAATTCTAATCAAGGATATAGCACCTATTGGCAAACGCCAAATGGCATTGAAAATGGCGATAGTTTACAAGTATGGCAACCGGGAGCATACACGTATAATGTAACTGCCCCAGGAGGTATATGCAGCAAGAATGATTGCATTGAAGTTTACTATTACGCCTATAATGGCGATTCAAGCCAATGCATTGGGGACACTATCTATCCGCAGATATATTTTGTTGACTCACTACATGAGGCAACGGATACTGTTACCTTATGCGCAGGTGAAAGTTTTAAAATGTTTGTGGCCGACAGTATTGATTATTATAACGGCAATGATACAACCCTGCTTGATGTGTTGATGGAGTGGAAAATAACCGGAGGGTTTCATTGGCAGCTTGACAGTTCATTCACACATACTTTTGAATTTCACTATCAAAAATATATTGCAGACTCTACTTCTCTTTGTAATGTCGAGGTTATAATACACCACCTGATTTCAGGATTAGTGATAGCCACCATTTCGCGCGACTTTTATTTAAAAGTAAATCAACCACCCGCTGATACCGTTGTCGCTTATGCCCCTGCCATTATTTGCCCGGGCGATACAGAACTGGTTTACCTCACAGGTTGTGATAGTTTTACAGTGGCCGGGTCCGGCATTGCATACATTTCTCAATATGGCGACTCTATTCTGATTTATAAAGGAGGCGCTTACTCTGCAACATATACACTTACCGATACACTTACAGGATGTTCAGTAACGAAAACCAAAACTATTAGTATTGACCAAATTGAAACTCCCGATATAACTGCAATTCCTAACAATGCCCTACTTTGCCCGGGTGATAGTGTTTTATTAATTGCAGACACTGGTATTGCATTTGTATGGTATGGCCCACTCAGCACTATTATTGGATATACACAAAGTATCTATGCCACATCCCCGGGGTTATATCATTATGTATGGACAGATACAGGAGGATGCACGTTAACCTCTAACTTTATGGAAATTATCGCTTATACCTCTCCATTTATTACTGCAAGCCCAGGCAATCAACTCTGTGAGGGTGGAACTATAACCTTGAATATTTCTACCAATGATAGCTCAGTAATCAACTGGCACCCCCCATTGAGTGGCAGCATGCTTACACAGGTAATTGACTCGGCCGGTACTTATAGTTGCGATGTTACTGTTTGCGGTATTACTACAACTCTGTCTATAGTTATTACCAATTCCAATTTGCAAGCTACAATTGTGCCTTCGGGCCCTATTCAAATTTGCCAGAATAGCGGCACTATGCTTGTTGCCAACCTCGGCATGATATTATATGATTGGCAGCCCGGTGGAAATTCACAGCCATATAATTATGTAACCAATGCTGGTACATATACGGTAATGATTACAGACTCATTTGGCTGCACTGCTATGGACACTGTTATCGTTGATACTCTCCCTACAATTAGCCCCCCTTCGGCTTTGCAATTTACTATCTGCAAAGGTGACTCGTTGCTCATTAATGCTACCAATCCCGTTGCCTGGTTTAGTCAAGCCGATCTGAATTCATTGATTTCCATTGCAGACACTTTTCAAACCTCCGCTATATTCAACGATACAATAATCTATATTGCTGCTAACGACTCTCCATGTTTTAGTGATTTTGTACCGGTGAGTATATATGTTAACCCTGCTTCATTATTGAGCATCCTACTTGATGATACTATTATCTGTAAAGGAGATTCAATAATTTTATACGCTACCTATTTACCGCAAGTGAATTATCAATGGTCAGGACCCGGAAATATTACTGCTACCAATGATTCTTTAATCATTTATAATTTTGATAGTACTAATGTTGGTTATTATTTTCTGCAATTTTCTGATTCATTGTGCCCTGGTGGATTAGATTCTATATTTTTAAATTTGATTAATTCAACTGCCATAACTGTTACCGAAAACATGCAGCTTTGTAATGGTGATACGCTATTACTTATTGCCAATTCTGTTTCAAGTACAACTTACTCATGGACATCTCCATTAGGCACCCATACCACCAATGATACATTATTAATTTACCCCGCTACATTGGCAGATAGCGGCACTTACATTCTAAATGCTACGCAATTTAATTGCTTGATGGATTCAATATCTATTCCTGTAAGTGTATTTCCAGTTCCTGCTTTGCCTATTATCACTGGAGATACAATTTATTGTATGGGTGATACAATTAAATTACAAGCACTTGTTGCAGATACGGGTACCTATTTATGGAATTATCTATTAGGAATACAAGCTGGCTACACCTCCTTGCTGTTACCTGCAAATAATCTTACTATGGGTGGTCTGTATACTTTTAGCATTACTGCAAATGGATGCAAAGCGCAGGATTCAGTTTTAATTTTAGTAAAGCCATTACCTTTTGTAAATAATTTTCAATCAATTGAAAAATGCGTTGGCGACTCTATCTCTATCAATCAAGCTACACAAGCAAACACAACTTATCAATGGCTGTTCAATGGGAATAATTTTTCTTCAAATGCTAATTTATTCTTCAACTCGTTGCAATCTGGAAATGGCGGGCAATATCAGTTAATAGCCAACATGAATGGCTGTACAAATATATCAGACACTTTTAGCATCAGCGTTTATGACTATCCAAATTTTGATTTGGGCGAAGAGAAATATGAGTGTATAAATATACCTATAGATTTTTTAGGGCCCATTGGCTATGCCAACTACAATTGGAATGGGCTACTATATAATTCAAATAATTATACCGCCAACGATAGTGGTTGGGTGATACTGGTAATTGACAATCAGGGTTGCAAAACTGCAGACAGTACCTATCTGCATTGGCTTGATTGTAATATTTTTATTCCAAATGTATTTACACCTAATAATGATAACTTCAACGATACCTGGCAGGTTTACTATGGAAGTGTAAAACAAATTTCTATACAGATATTAAACAGATGGGGGCAGCAAATAAAAATTCTAAATTCTGTAGAAGACAGCTGGGACGGCACATATAAAGATGGTGCTTTTGCGCCCGAAGGTGTGTATTACTATTTGATTGATGCAATTGATTTTTATAATAAGCCAAAAAGTTTTACCGGGAGTTTGACATTAATTCGAGATTGA
- a CDS encoding PQQ-dependent sugar dehydrogenase, translating into MPDTLINISEEIGLVGDNGLNGFALDPNFLTNGYFYLAYSVDRYFYEYSDSLNYNPAITWNDTATFGRITRYTADATNDLKSTIYSSRYILLGDSMQDGFPVVYFSHSNGAIEFGTDGSLICAMADAASYGSDPDTGSNSDTWWQQGLVDGTITPGQNVGCYRAQMLGTLAGKILRLDPANGNGLSTNPYWDANKPKSPQSRIWTIGFRNPFRFQVIPNSGDTDITAGNPGYLIVGDVGWSDWEEISLVKTKGLNCGWPVFEGMTATVKLKNAKVENTEVPNSFYPGCGAPFYKFNDLIDQEYNIPHVLKDPCDTNQLTPNQWKHTRPLIEWHHKNANFPANARAPIFSNQTGKGIPIDISNISSPIQGAMYPGNAAMGGFFLNSLLVPEDFRNSIWFGDYGEGWIRFLKVNSNYVPDSVVLFDSSAENIVDLKFNPNNGCIYYVAYPNEVYKYCFPGFINNPPISIPTANVNYGPTGTTINFDGTASFDPENSPLTYDWDFDDNGAIGSGPLVMHTFSPGNVGPVTYDVKLCVNDTQGLVGCKVFKIFINNTPPVVNITSPSPTQLCSGQSLLNLAAQVSDAESPNSALSYYWFVHKEHNLHFHPEEQCDSYDSADYCIVDCENCLYNDGDTVWFSVHLCIQDPQGMESCDVVNIAPACAQSIEQFLAQANAEILVYPNPMQGNQLFVRLNNSNLKNAPRVIADIYSMDGKKLNNYDYILSVQKNNIIQIDFKNSLAGGMYFIRISDGKKMSSAKFIR; encoded by the coding sequence ATGCCCGATACGCTTATTAATATTTCAGAAGAGATTGGATTGGTGGGTGATAATGGCTTAAATGGTTTTGCACTCGATCCAAATTTTTTAACCAATGGGTATTTTTATCTGGCTTATTCTGTTGACCGTTATTTCTATGAATATTCTGACTCATTGAATTACAATCCTGCTATAACATGGAATGATACAGCCACCTTTGGTCGTATAACACGCTACACTGCCGATGCTACAAACGATTTAAAATCTACCATTTACAGTTCACGGTATATTTTGTTGGGCGATAGTATGCAAGATGGTTTTCCGGTTGTATATTTTTCGCATAGCAATGGAGCTATCGAGTTTGGTACTGATGGAAGTTTAATTTGTGCCATGGCCGATGCTGCAAGTTATGGTTCTGACCCTGATACAGGCAGCAATAGCGATACCTGGTGGCAGCAGGGCTTAGTAGATGGCACCATTACTCCTGGTCAAAATGTAGGATGTTATAGAGCGCAAATGCTCGGAACACTGGCAGGCAAAATTTTACGCCTCGATCCGGCCAATGGAAATGGACTAAGTACAAATCCGTATTGGGATGCTAACAAGCCTAAGTCACCGCAGTCGCGTATATGGACCATCGGTTTTAGAAACCCTTTCCGCTTTCAGGTAATACCAAATTCGGGTGATACCGACATTACAGCAGGAAATCCGGGTTATCTTATTGTGGGCGATGTGGGCTGGAGCGATTGGGAAGAAATTTCGCTTGTAAAAACGAAAGGCCTTAATTGTGGGTGGCCCGTTTTTGAAGGAATGACAGCTACCGTTAAATTAAAAAATGCTAAGGTTGAAAACACCGAAGTTCCTAATAGTTTTTATCCGGGTTGTGGAGCACCCTTTTATAAGTTTAATGATTTGATAGATCAGGAATACAATATTCCTCACGTGCTTAAAGACCCTTGCGATACAAATCAGCTAACTCCTAATCAATGGAAACATACAAGACCCTTAATTGAATGGCATCATAAAAATGCAAACTTTCCTGCTAATGCCCGTGCGCCTATTTTTTCAAACCAAACCGGCAAAGGCATACCCATTGATATTAGCAACATCAGCTCGCCCATACAGGGAGCTATGTATCCCGGCAATGCGGCTATGGGTGGCTTCTTCTTAAACTCGTTGCTGGTGCCTGAAGATTTCCGTAATTCCATCTGGTTTGGCGATTATGGCGAAGGTTGGATTCGCTTTTTAAAAGTAAATAGCAACTATGTACCCGATAGTGTGGTATTGTTTGATAGCTCTGCCGAAAATATTGTTGACCTTAAATTTAATCCAAATAACGGTTGTATTTATTATGTTGCATATCCTAATGAGGTTTACAAATATTGCTTTCCGGGATTTATCAATAATCCGCCTATATCCATTCCAACTGCAAACGTAAACTACGGACCAACGGGCACTACAATCAACTTTGATGGTACTGCTTCTTTCGATCCGGAAAACAGTCCACTCACTTATGATTGGGATTTTGATGATAATGGTGCTATTGGATCGGGGCCATTGGTTATGCACACTTTTTCACCAGGAAATGTGGGCCCGGTTACGTATGATGTTAAGCTATGCGTAAACGATACGCAAGGGCTTGTTGGTTGTAAAGTATTTAAAATCTTTATTAATAACACCCCACCTGTAGTAAACATTACCAGTCCATCGCCTACTCAACTATGTTCTGGTCAGTCGTTATTAAATTTAGCAGCACAAGTAAGCGATGCCGAGTCTCCTAATAGCGCTCTTAGCTACTATTGGTTTGTGCACAAGGAGCATAACTTGCACTTCCATCCCGAAGAACAGTGCGACTCATACGATAGTGCAGACTATTGCATTGTTGATTGCGAAAACTGCTTGTATAATGATGGCGATACGGTCTGGTTTAGTGTTCACTTATGCATACAGGATCCGCAAGGCATGGAGAGCTGCGATGTGGTTAACATTGCACCGGCATGTGCGCAAAGTATAGAACAGTTTCTTGCCCAGGCCAATGCAGAAATTTTGGTATATCCCAATCCCATGCAGGGCAATCAATTGTTTGTAAGATTAAACAATAGCAACCTTAAAAATGCACCTCGCGTAATTGCCGATATTTATAGTATGGATGGCAAAAAACTTAATAACTATGACTATATATTAAGTGTTCAAAAAAATAATATTATACAAATAGACTTTAAAAACTCGCTTGCAGGAGGAATGTATTTTATCCGTATATCAGATGGCAAAAAAATGAGCTCCGCCAAATTTATACGTTAG